From Pseudoalteromonas viridis, the proteins below share one genomic window:
- a CDS encoding arginyltransferase — translation MTEHFPSKIGLSQQFDCSYLADKKEQLLVILDSNCYTPSRFETLLSFGFRRSGDQIYRPHCPACHACQSVRVLADAYVPSRSQKRKWNKINSEFRFEYNTQEQTDYYQLYEKYITMRHSDGSMYPPNRLQYESFLFCRWLPITFIELWHKEQLIAVAVTDTMPTALSAIYTFFDPDYADLSLGTVMIMAQLEFARQHAKAYLYLGYQIDACPKMRYKQQYLPAQQFKSDVWVNI, via the coding sequence ATGACTGAACATTTCCCTTCAAAAATTGGCCTGAGCCAGCAGTTTGATTGCAGCTACCTGGCTGATAAGAAAGAACAGCTATTGGTGATTCTGGATAGCAACTGCTATACACCGTCACGCTTTGAGACCTTGCTGTCGTTTGGCTTTCGCCGCAGTGGTGATCAAATATATCGCCCTCACTGCCCTGCGTGTCATGCCTGTCAGTCGGTGCGGGTGCTGGCCGACGCCTATGTGCCCTCACGTTCACAAAAACGCAAATGGAATAAAATAAACTCAGAATTTCGCTTCGAGTACAACACTCAGGAGCAAACAGATTATTACCAGTTATACGAAAAGTACATCACCATGCGCCATAGTGACGGCTCTATGTACCCGCCTAACCGGTTGCAGTACGAAAGCTTCTTATTTTGTCGTTGGCTGCCCATTACCTTTATTGAACTGTGGCACAAAGAGCAATTGATAGCGGTTGCAGTGACCGACACCATGCCAACCGCTTTGTCCGCCATCTATACTTTTTTTGACCCCGACTACGCTGATTTAAGCCTGGGGACTGTGATGATCATGGCGCAATTGGAGTTTGCACGCCAGCATGCCAAAGCCTATCTCTATCTTGGCTATCAGATAGATGCTTGCCCCAAAATGCGCTACAAGCAGCAATATTTACCTGCACAACAGTTCAAAAGTGATGTCTGGGTCAACATTTAG
- the infA gene encoding translation initiation factor IF-1 — MAKEDVIEMQGTVLDTLPNTMFRVELENGHVVVAHISGKMRKNYIRILTGDKVTVEMTPYDLSKGRIVFRAR; from the coding sequence ATGGCGAAAGAAGACGTTATTGAAATGCAAGGCACGGTCCTTGACACTTTACCAAATACTATGTTCCGTGTTGAATTAGAAAATGGTCACGTAGTTGTGGCACATATCTCTGGCAAAATGCGCAAAAACTACATCCGTATTTTGACCGGTGACAAGGTGACTGTTGAAATGACACCTTATGATCTGAGCAAAGGACGTATCGTCTTCCGCGCGCGTTAA
- a CDS encoding NADP-dependent isocitrate dehydrogenase, which translates to MTSKIIYTKTDEAPALATYSLLPVIQAYTKAAGVEVETRDISLAGRVIANFPEFLSEEQRIGDALAELGELAKTPEANIIKLPNISASIPQLKATIKELQEKGYALPDYPEEPKDDKEAQIKATYDKIKGSAVNPVLREGNSDRRAPASVKAYARKNPHSMGAWSKDSQSYVASMSEGDFFGSEQSTTIAEATDVRIEHVAADGTVSVLKQSTPLLAGEIIDASRMSVKALRSFLEAEVEAAKEKGVLFSLHMKATMMKVSDPIIFGHAVKVFYKEVFAKHSETFEKLGVDVNNGIGDVYNKLANLDDAKRAEIEADLAAVYDVRPSIAMVDSDRGITNLHVPSDVIIDASMPAAIRTSGQMWNAEGKQQDTSFVIPDRCYSGVYQATIEFCKEHGAFDPRTMGTIPNVGLMAQKAEEYGSHDKTFEAPAAGQIRVVDQAGNVLLQHDVEQGDIWRMCQVKDAPIKDWVKLAVNRSRASNTPAVFWLNENRAHDAELIKKVNTYLPEHDTDGLEIHILAPVEATKFSLARMKDGKDTISVTGNVLRDYLTDLFPILELGTSAKMLSIVPLMNGGGLFETGAGGSAPKHVQQFEKENHLRWDSLGEFLALAASLEHLSQATGNSKAQVLADTLDAATGKFLDENKSPSRKVKELDNRGSHFYLAMYWAQALAEQTQDAELQAKFTDVAKGLTDNEAAIVSELNDVQGQAMNIGGYFQPNEAQAAEAMRPSKTFNDVLASMA; encoded by the coding sequence ATGACATCAAAAATTATTTACACTAAAACAGATGAAGCGCCGGCTCTGGCAACTTATTCTTTATTGCCAGTTATCCAGGCTTACACCAAAGCGGCTGGTGTTGAAGTTGAAACCCGTGATATTTCACTGGCGGGCCGTGTCATTGCTAACTTCCCAGAATTTCTGAGCGAAGAGCAACGAATTGGTGACGCCTTGGCAGAGCTGGGCGAGCTGGCGAAAACGCCAGAAGCCAATATCATCAAACTCCCTAACATCAGTGCGTCTATCCCTCAGTTAAAAGCCACTATCAAAGAGCTTCAGGAAAAAGGCTACGCCCTCCCTGACTACCCGGAAGAACCAAAAGACGATAAAGAAGCGCAGATCAAAGCAACTTACGACAAAATCAAAGGTAGTGCGGTAAACCCGGTACTGCGTGAAGGTAACTCTGACCGTCGTGCTCCTGCCTCTGTTAAAGCGTACGCGCGCAAAAACCCACACTCAATGGGTGCCTGGTCGAAAGACTCACAATCTTATGTTGCCAGCATGAGCGAAGGTGATTTCTTTGGTTCAGAGCAGTCAACAACCATTGCCGAAGCGACCGACGTTCGCATCGAGCACGTTGCTGCTGACGGCACGGTGTCTGTCCTTAAGCAAAGCACACCTTTGCTTGCTGGTGAAATCATTGATGCGTCACGCATGAGCGTTAAAGCACTACGCAGCTTCTTGGAAGCTGAAGTAGAAGCAGCCAAAGAAAAAGGCGTATTGTTTTCACTGCACATGAAAGCGACCATGATGAAGGTCTCTGATCCAATCATCTTCGGCCACGCTGTAAAAGTCTTCTATAAAGAAGTATTTGCCAAGCACAGCGAAACTTTCGAAAAGCTGGGTGTGGATGTTAATAATGGTATCGGCGACGTTTATAACAAGCTGGCCAATCTGGACGACGCAAAACGCGCAGAAATCGAAGCCGATCTTGCTGCGGTTTATGATGTACGTCCAAGCATCGCTATGGTTGATTCTGACCGTGGCATCACTAACCTGCACGTACCAAGCGATGTGATCATCGATGCGTCAATGCCTGCCGCTATCCGCACCAGCGGTCAAATGTGGAATGCTGAAGGCAAGCAACAAGACACCAGCTTTGTGATCCCGGACCGTTGCTACTCTGGTGTTTACCAGGCAACAATCGAGTTCTGTAAAGAGCACGGTGCATTTGACCCGCGTACCATGGGCACTATCCCTAACGTTGGTCTGATGGCACAAAAGGCCGAAGAATACGGCTCGCACGACAAAACATTCGAAGCACCTGCAGCGGGTCAAATTCGCGTAGTTGACCAGGCTGGTAACGTATTGCTGCAACACGACGTTGAGCAAGGCGATATCTGGCGTATGTGTCAGGTAAAAGATGCGCCTATCAAAGACTGGGTTAAGCTGGCGGTTAACCGTTCACGCGCTTCTAATACCCCTGCGGTATTCTGGTTGAACGAAAACCGTGCACACGATGCAGAACTGATCAAGAAAGTAAATACCTACCTGCCAGAGCATGACACTGACGGCCTGGAAATTCACATCCTGGCGCCAGTTGAAGCCACTAAGTTCTCACTGGCACGTATGAAAGATGGCAAAGACACTATCTCTGTAACGGGTAACGTTTTGCGTGACTACCTGACAGACTTGTTCCCAATCCTTGAGCTGGGCACCAGTGCGAAAATGCTGTCTATCGTTCCACTGATGAATGGCGGCGGCCTGTTCGAAACAGGTGCGGGCGGCTCTGCACCTAAGCACGTTCAGCAGTTCGAAAAAGAAAACCACCTGCGCTGGGATTCACTGGGTGAATTCCTGGCACTGGCAGCGTCTCTTGAACACCTGAGCCAGGCAACTGGTAATAGCAAGGCACAAGTACTGGCTGATACTTTGGATGCGGCAACCGGTAAATTCCTAGACGAGAACAAGTCTCCTTCACGTAAAGTGAAAGAACTGGACAACCGTGGCAGCCACTTCTATCTGGCTATGTACTGGGCACAAGCACTGGCTGAGCAAACGCAAGATGCAGAGCTACAAGCCAAGTTCACCGACGTTGCGAAAGGTCTGACAGACAACGAAGCGGCCATCGTCAGCGAGCTGAACGATGTGCAGGGTCAGGCCATGAATATCGGCGGCTACTTCCAGCCAAACGAAGCGCAGGCAGCTGAAGCCATGCGCCCGAGCAAAACATTTAACGACGTACTAGCCAGCATGGCTTAA
- the clpA gene encoding ATP-dependent Clp protease ATP-binding subunit ClpA, with protein MLNKDLEITLNTAFREARNRRHEFMTVEHLLLALIDNPSASEALNACGVDTEGLKRELSEFIDETTPVIPDLEEDRETQPTLGFQRVLQRAVFHVQSSGRNEVTGVNVLVAIFSEQESQAVYLLKKADVSRLDIVNYISHGISKSDDEAEPEDNEEAHEESHETASEEKTKLENFTANLNVLAKAGQIDPLVGRDQEVERTIQVLCRRKKNNPLLVGEAGVGKTAIAEGLAYRIVNELVPDVIADAVVYSLDMGALLAGTKYRGDFEKRFKALLKELQAKPNAILFIDEIHTIIGAGAASGGVMDASNLIKPLLSSGQLRCLGSTTYSEFKNIFEKDRALVRRFQKIDIVEPSVADTAKILSGLKERYEEHHGIRYTQKALKAAAELSAKYINERHLPDKAIDVIDEAGANQRLLPASRRKKTIGVADIEQIVSKIARIPQQNVSSSDKEVLKNLDRNLKMLVFGQDESIDALTSAIRLSRSGLGSEDKPIGSFLFAGPTGVGKTEVTKQLAKCMGIEFVRFDMSEYSERHAVSRLIGAPPGYVGFEQGGLLTDSVIKHPHSVVLLDEIEKAHPDIYNILLQVMDHGTLTDNNGRKADFRNVIVVMTTNAGVQETVRQSIGFQEQDHSHDAMVEINKVFTPEFRNRLDNIIWFNHLEKDVILQVVDKFIVELQAQLDKKSVCLDLTNEARDWLADIGYDKSMGARPMARVIQDNLKKPLANEILFGELVDGGTVTISVKDKKLAFKFESNVAEPA; from the coding sequence ATGCTAAATAAAGACTTAGAAATTACTCTGAATACCGCATTTCGTGAGGCAAGAAATCGTCGTCACGAATTTATGACGGTAGAACATTTACTGCTCGCATTGATTGATAACCCGTCCGCCAGTGAAGCATTGAACGCTTGTGGCGTTGACACAGAAGGGCTAAAACGGGAACTGTCGGAGTTCATTGATGAGACCACTCCGGTAATTCCAGACTTGGAAGAAGACCGCGAAACACAGCCTACGCTGGGTTTTCAGCGTGTTTTACAACGTGCGGTTTTTCACGTGCAATCATCCGGACGCAACGAAGTGACCGGTGTTAACGTGCTGGTGGCGATTTTCTCTGAGCAAGAAAGTCAGGCTGTTTATCTGCTGAAAAAAGCAGATGTGAGCCGCCTGGATATTGTCAACTATATCAGCCACGGCATTTCTAAATCTGACGATGAAGCTGAGCCGGAAGACAATGAAGAAGCGCATGAAGAAAGTCATGAAACAGCGTCTGAAGAAAAAACCAAACTGGAGAACTTTACAGCCAATTTGAATGTGCTGGCCAAAGCCGGACAAATTGATCCGCTGGTCGGGCGCGATCAGGAAGTAGAGCGGACCATTCAGGTCTTATGCCGCAGAAAGAAAAACAATCCACTGTTGGTCGGCGAGGCCGGAGTGGGTAAAACCGCAATTGCCGAGGGGCTGGCTTATCGTATTGTCAATGAGCTGGTGCCTGATGTGATTGCTGATGCGGTGGTGTACTCACTTGATATGGGTGCCTTACTTGCTGGTACTAAGTATCGTGGTGACTTTGAAAAACGTTTCAAAGCCTTGCTCAAAGAATTACAAGCAAAGCCCAATGCAATTTTATTCATCGATGAAATCCACACCATTATCGGTGCGGGGGCGGCATCGGGCGGCGTGATGGACGCCTCAAACCTGATCAAGCCACTATTGTCGAGCGGTCAGCTACGCTGTCTTGGTTCAACCACTTACTCTGAATTCAAAAATATTTTTGAAAAAGATCGTGCTCTGGTACGTCGTTTCCAGAAAATTGATATTGTAGAGCCGAGTGTTGCCGATACTGCCAAGATCCTTAGCGGTCTGAAAGAACGTTACGAGGAACATCACGGCATTCGTTATACACAAAAAGCCTTGAAGGCCGCTGCTGAGCTGAGCGCAAAATACATTAATGAACGGCATTTGCCTGATAAAGCCATTGATGTGATTGACGAAGCCGGTGCCAACCAGCGTCTGTTACCTGCCTCGCGGCGCAAGAAAACCATAGGTGTCGCAGACATAGAACAAATTGTGTCTAAGATTGCGCGTATTCCGCAGCAGAATGTCTCTTCCAGCGATAAAGAAGTGCTTAAGAACCTAGATCGTAACCTGAAGATGCTGGTGTTCGGCCAGGATGAGTCAATTGATGCGTTGACTTCGGCGATCCGTTTATCACGCTCAGGCCTTGGCAGTGAGGACAAGCCAATTGGCTCATTCCTGTTTGCCGGACCTACTGGTGTGGGTAAAACTGAGGTGACCAAGCAGCTGGCCAAGTGTATGGGCATAGAGTTCGTACGTTTTGATATGTCCGAGTACTCAGAGCGCCACGCAGTGAGTCGATTGATTGGTGCGCCTCCGGGCTATGTTGGTTTTGAACAGGGCGGTTTGCTGACAGATTCAGTGATCAAACACCCACACTCTGTGGTACTGCTGGACGAAATCGAAAAAGCCCATCCAGACATTTACAACATTCTGTTGCAGGTGATGGATCATGGCACACTGACCGATAACAATGGTCGTAAAGCCGATTTCCGCAATGTGATTGTAGTAATGACAACCAATGCGGGTGTGCAGGAAACAGTGCGTCAGTCTATTGGCTTCCAGGAGCAGGACCATTCGCACGATGCCATGGTTGAGATCAACAAGGTGTTTACTCCTGAGTTCAGAAACCGTCTGGATAACATTATTTGGTTCAACCACCTTGAAAAAGACGTTATTTTGCAGGTTGTTGATAAATTTATTGTTGAGCTACAAGCACAGCTGGATAAGAAATCAGTTTGCCTTGATTTGACCAATGAAGCCAGAGACTGGTTAGCAGACATTGGCTACGATAAGTCGATGGGTGCGCGTCCTATGGCGAGGGTCATTCAGGATAACCTTAAGAAGCCACTGGCCAACGAGATCTTGTTTGGTGAGCTGGTAGACGGGGGAACGGTTACTATCTCGGTTAAAGATAAGAAGCTGGCATTTAAGTTTGAGTCCAATGTGGCTGAGCCTGCTTAA
- the clpS gene encoding ATP-dependent Clp protease adapter ClpS, translated as MSGTNESGVVDAVREEQKQKLQPPRKYKVILNNDDYTPMDFVIEVLMTFFNMDSERATDVMLKVHHEGKAVCGLYPADIAHTKAEQVNRYARDHEHPLLCSCEQE; from the coding sequence ATGAGTGGGACAAACGAATCTGGTGTGGTTGACGCGGTCCGCGAGGAACAGAAACAAAAGTTGCAGCCGCCGCGCAAGTACAAAGTGATTTTAAACAATGACGATTACACACCTATGGATTTTGTCATTGAAGTTTTAATGACATTTTTCAATATGGATAGCGAAAGAGCAACTGATGTGATGTTGAAAGTACATCACGAGGGAAAAGCGGTATGTGGACTGTACCCTGCCGACATTGCCCATACAAAGGCTGAGCAGGTAAATCGATATGCTCGGGATCACGAGCACCCGCTGCTCTGTAGTTGTGAGCAGGAATGA
- the cspD gene encoding cold shock domain-containing protein CspD — MACGKVKWFNNAKGFGFIVEDGSEEDIFAHYSTIVMDGYKTLKAGQDVTFDLQEGPKGLHATNIAPLADEVV; from the coding sequence ATGGCTTGCGGAAAAGTCAAATGGTTCAACAATGCCAAAGGGTTTGGTTTCATCGTAGAAGACGGCAGCGAGGAAGATATCTTTGCCCATTACTCCACGATTGTAATGGATGGATACAAAACGCTTAAAGCTGGTCAGGATGTAACATTCGATCTGCAAGAAGGTCCCAAAGGCCTGCACGCTACCAACATCGCACCGCTTGCGGACGAAGTTGTGTAG